A window of Trueperaceae bacterium genomic DNA:
GCTCTCCTACGCCCCCGCCGCCGCCAGGTCCGCGGCCACCGACGGCCTGGCCACCCCCTTCTCCCTCGCCGCCGACGCCGGCGCGCAGGGCGCCTGAGGGCGAGCCCGGGAGGCGACGGTGAAGCGGGGGACCCTGATCCTCATAGGCGTGCTCGCCACTGTGACGGCGGGCACCCTGGCGACGGGCACCATGACGACGGTGGGGCTGCCGCTGACCGCGGCGACCGCTTTCGTGGGGATCGTGGCGTCGCGCCCGCGCGGTTGGGCCTGGCGCCTCGCCGCCGCCGGCTCCCTCGCCTGGCTGGCCGAGGAGGCGTTCTGGCTGCTCAAGCGCCTGGGCGGGGAGTGGGACGGCACGCTCTCCACCGACATCACCTACTTCGCCGGGTCGGTCCTGTGGGGCGCGGCCCTGCTCACGCTGCACGGCCGCCGCGTGCGCACGCGCCTGTGGCTGCTGATGCTGCCGGCCGTGGCGATCGTGGGCTGGATGCTCGTCGTGCGGGCGGCCGACAACGTGGCCATCCAGTTCCCCTACATCGACGCCGTCCTCCTCGTCCTCGCCGTGCCCGCGCTCGAGCCGGCGCTGCGTGGGCGCGCCTCGGAGGGGCGCGTGCTCATCGTCCTGGCGTTCCTCATCAGGGCCGTGGGCTCCGCGTCCTTCGTGTGGCTGTTCAGGGGCGGGGCCCTCGAGGAGGGCGCCGCGCTGGTGTGGCTCCTCTCCTACGGCGCCCTGGCCCTGGGCGCGCGGCTGGAGATAAGCGGCGAGCCGGCCGAGCTCTTCGTGGCCAGCACGTCGGTGGTGCTGCTGGAGACCGTCGCCGGCACGGTGGTGGCCGCCGTGCTGCGCATGGGCAAACCCCTCGACTCCGTCTCCGGCGGCGTGCTCCTGCTGCTCGCCTACTGCCAGCTCGTGGTGCTGATGCTGATCGTCTACACGCAGCGCCTCCGCTACTCGTCGGCCGACAGGGAGCTGAGCGCCTGGGGCGAGCTCGTCGCCGACCTCGGCACCGGGGACGGCACCGGCGACGACCGCGCCCACGCGCAGGCGCGCTTCCTGCGGGCCCTGCGCGAGCGGCTGCCCGGCCTGCGCGGGCTGGTGCTGCACGAGGAGCAGGACGTGCTGGTGGGCGAGCGCGGCTCGTACTCCTACCCCCTGGTCGCCGGCGGCACCGAGGTCGCGCGCCTGCAGTTCGCCGGCCAGCCGCGCGAGCTCGACGTCCTCGACGCCGTCGCGCCGTTCCTCGCCGGGCGCCTGCGGCAGTCGCAGCTCGCGGCCGCGTGGGCCGACCAGGCGCTCAGCGACCCGCTCACCGGGATCTTGAACCGCCGCGGCTTCGCCGTCAGGGCTGGCCGCCTCGTCGGCCGGTCGCGGGCCGACGCCGTGCCGATGTGCGTGGCCATGCTCGACCTCGACCTCTTCAAGCGCGTCAACGACTTCTACGGGCACGCCGTCGGCGACGAGGCGCTCCGCGCGCTCTCGAACGTGCTGCGCCGCAACCTCAGGCCCGACGACCTCGCGGTCAGGTGGGGCGGCGAGGAGTTCGTCGTCGTGCTCTTCGACGCCGACAGGGAGGTGGCCGTCGACGTCATCAGGCGCGTGCGCTCCGACCTCAAGGAGCGCAAGCTCCACCCCATCGAGTGGTCGCTGACGTTCTCCGCCGGCCTCGCCGGCGGCGGCGTGCCGGCGAGCCTCGCCGAGCTCGAGCTGTGGATCGAGGAGGCGGACGCGGCCCTGAGGCGCGCCAAGGCGGCGGGCCGCGACCGCTACGAGGTGGTGGCGTAGGCGCACCGTCCGCCCCGGACCGGCCGCTGGCCGAGCGGGAGCGCGAGGCGAAGGGCGCTCGCCTCCCGCCGAGGACCCCGGCACCTGCGCGCCGAACCGCGCACGACCCCCGCTCATCGGGCTATCATGCGGGCTCATGAGGGAGCTCCTCTACGACGCGGCCAAGCACTACCGCCACGGCCGCGCCCTCGCCGAGCGCGGCGACGTCCGCGGCGCCATGCAGGCGTACCGCGAGGCGCTGAAGGACCTCCACGCCGTCAAGCCGCAGCGCATGCGCGACGTACTGCTCGCGCAGGTCTACCTGTCGCGCTACGTCATAGGCCGCGAGGTCGACAGCCGACGCGCCGACAGCGACCTCCGCATCGGCTACTCGTACGCGCGCACGACGCACGAGCCGCACGTGAGGCAGCTCGCCGAGGAGCTCTGGCGCCAGCGGGCCCCGGCGGAGCGCGAAGGGTAGGCCGGTCGGCGCGGCGTTAGCATGGCCGCCATGGCCAGCACCGTCACCATCGCGGACGCCATGGACGCCCGCGACGCCTACCTCGCGACACTGAGAGACCTCGTCGAGCACGAGAGCCCCACCGGCGACAAGCGCGCCGTCGACGCGCTCGGCGGCCGGCTGGAGCGCGTCCTGACCGAGCGGGGCTGGAGCGTGCGGCGGCACGAGCGGGAGCGCGTCGGCGACGTGCTCCAGGCGACCCGCCGCGGGGCCGGCGGGCCCTCGACGCTGCTCCTCGCCCACATGGACACCGTGTGGCCCCTGGGCACGCTGGAGCGCATGCCCGTGAGGGACGACGGCGAGCGCTTCTGGGGACCCGGCTCGCTCGACATGAAGGCCGGCATCGCCACCGCTGTCCACGCCGTCGACCTGCTGACGGCCAAGGGAGCCGCGCCGGCCGGCGACGTGACGCTGCTCGTGACCACAGACGAGGAGACGGGCAGCCACCACTCGCGCGACCTGATCGAGGAGCTGGCGCGCGAGCACGACCGCGTCCTCGTGCTCGAGCCGGGCCGGGACGACGGCGCCCTGAAGGTCGGGCGGAAGGGCGTCGGCGGCTACACGGTCACGTTCCAGGGCCGCAGCGCCCACGCCGGCAACGACCCGGCGGGCGGCGCCAGCGCGCTGCGGGAGCTCGCGCACTTCCTGCTGTTCGTCGAGGACCTCGCCGACGGCGTGGCCGGCACGACCGTGAACCTCACGGTCGCGAGGGGCGGCATGGCGTCCAACGTGATCGCCGAGGAGGCCGTCGGCACCGTGGACCTGCGCGTTCTCAAGGCCTCGGAGGCCGAGCGCGTGGACGCGGCGGTGCGCGGCTACCGGCCGCGCGACGAGCGCGTGGCGGTGTCCGTCGCGGGCGGGCTGAACCGGCCGCCGCTCGAGCAGACGCCCGGGAACGCCGCGCTGTTCGCTTCCGCGGTCGCGGCGGGGCGGGCGCTCGGCCTCGAGGTGACTGGCGCCGTAGTGGGCGGCGGCTCCGACGGGAACTTCACCTCGGCGCTCGGCGTCCCCACGCTCGACGGGCTCGGCTCCGTGGGCGGCGGACCGCACGCGCGCGACGAGCACGTGCACGTCGCCAAGACGTTGGAGCGCGTCGCCCTGCTCGCCGGGCTGCTCGCCGGCGCCGGCTCCTGAGCACCGCCCCATGAGCCGGGCCGGGCCGGGCGGCGCCGCGCCGCTGTTCGCCGTCGCCGCGTGCGGGGCGCTGCTGACGCTGGCGCTGCCGCCCACCGGCGCGTGGCCGGCGGCGGCGGCACTGGCCGGCGCGTTCGCGGCGTCCGCCAACGCCCGCCGCGGCGCGCGGGCGTTCGCCATCGGCTTCTGGTTCGGCCTCCCCTTCTTCGCGATCTACCTGGCCTGGCTGCCCGCCTCGCTGGGGGACCTCCTGGGGCCGGCGTTCTGGGCGCTGTTCCCGCTCCTGGTGCTGGCCCTCGCCTGCGTCTGGGGAGGCACCACCTGGCTGTCGTGGCGCGCCGCGGGCGGCGGCGGGCGGCGCACCCTCTGGTTCCTGCCCGTCGCCTGGGTGGCCGTGGAGTGGGCCAGGACGCAGGGCTACCTCGCCTTCCCCTGGGGCGCCCTCGGCTACGCCTGGCTCGACACGCCCGTCGCGCAGCTCGCCAGCGTGGGCGGCGTCTACCTGCTGGGCCTGCTCGTGACCGTCCCCGCCGCGCTGCTGGCGCTGCCGCTGGTGGCGCCGCGGTCGTCGCTGGGCCCGCCCTCGCCGCGGCTGCTCCTCGCCCCGGCGGCGGCGCTGCTCGTCGTCGCCGCTTCCTGGGCGGCGGGGTCCGACGTGGGGGCGTCCGCCGAGGCGGGCCTGCGGCCGGCCACCCGCCTGGCGCTGCTGGTGCAGGGGAACGTCGACGCGTTCGGGCGCGCCAGCGGGGCGGCGCACGACCTGCGCGTGCACCTCGAGCTCACCAGGGGCGCCGTGGCGGACGCGCGCGCGGCGAGGACCCCGCCCTACGACCTCGTCGTGTGGCCGGAGGGCGCGGTGATCGGCTACCAGATGGACGGTGCGGCCGCGGCGGCGCTGCACGAGGAGATCACGGGCGCGGCGCCGGGAGCGGCGTTCGTCGTCGGAGGCAGGGCCTACGAGGACGGCCTGTCGTTCAACAGCCTCTACTCCCTGGCCGGCGGCCGGCTCCTGGGCCGCTACGACAAGCACTACCTCGTGCCGTTCGGCGAGCGCTGGCCGCTGCAGGGGTCCCTGCCGTGGCTGTACGAGCGCGTGTTCGGGCTCTTCGGCCTCCCGCCGCTGGCCGGCACGGCGCCGGGGGAGGCGCCGCGGCCGCTCGACACCCCGCTCGGCCCCGTGGCGGCCTTCGTCTGCTACGAGTCGGTGTTCCCGCAGGTGCAGCGCGCCCAGGTCGCCGCCGGCGCCAGGCTGCTCGTCCTCGGCACGAACGACGCCTGGTTCGCCCGCGGCGCCGGCGCCGAGCAGCACTTCGACATGGGCCGCCTGCGCGCGATCGAGACGCGCCGCTGGCTCCTGCGCGCCGGCAACGACGGGGTCACCGCCTCCGTGGACCCCCTGGGCCGCACGGTCACGCGCCTGGAGCGCGGCGTCGCCGGCACCCTGGCGGCGCCGTTCGCCCTCGAGGATGGCCTCACCGCGTGGGTGCGCCACGGGCACCTCACGCCCTACCTCCTGGGCGCCTACCTCGTCGCGTCCCTGGCCGCCCTGCAGGCCGCGCGGCCGCGCGAGGGCGGACGCGTCGCGGACCGCCTGCGGCGGCGCTAGTGGCCGGGTCCCGCAGGACCTCCCGACCGTCCCAGCAGGCGTCCGCGGCCGGCGACCCGGCGCCGGTCGGGGCCGCCGGCGTTAGCATGGCCGCGCCATGAACGTGCTCATCGTCGGTGGCGGCGAGATCGGGGCGCTCATCGCGGCCGAGCTGCACGAGGAGCACGGCGTCACCGTGCTCGACGTCGACCCCGAGCGCGAGGCGGGCTTCGAGAGCCTCGACGTCCGCTTCGTGCGCGGCTCCGGCACCGACCCGGACGACCTCAAGGCGGCCGGCGTCGAGCGGACGGACGCCTTCATCGCCTGCACCTCGAACGACGACATCAACGTCCTCTCCTGCCTGGCGGCGAAGGGCCTGGGGGCGAAGGAGACCCTGGCGTTCGTCACCAGGCAGCGCTACGTAGACGCCTTCAAGGCCAAGGGCGCGTTCCAGTCGGTGGGCCTGCTCATCGACAGGGTCCTGTGGCCGCAGCGGACCCTCGCCCACCAGATCGCCGACATCGTGCGCGTGCCGCGGGCCGTGGACAGCGCCAAGTTCTGGCGCGGGCGCGTCACGATGCTCGAGTACCTGCTGGAGGCCGGCGACCCCTTCCTCGACCGACCGCTGGCCCAGGTGCGCCTGCCGGACGGCGTCCTGCTCGCGGGGCGCATCCGCGGCGACGACTTCGAGATCCCCTCCGGCGGCACCGTGCTGGCCGAGGGCGACCGCGTCGTGTTCCTCGGCGGCACGCAGGAGATGAAGGAGATCAGGCGCCGCTTCGCGCCGCGCCGCCGCTCGCTGAACGTCGCGATCGTCGGCGGCGGCAACGTGGGGTTCATGGTCGCGGAGGCGCTGGCCTACGACCGTGCCAACATCACGATCATCGAGTCGGACGAGGCGCGCTGCGAGAAGCTGGCGCAGTGGCTGCCGCACGCCCTGGTGCTCAAGGGCGACGGCACCGACATCGAGCTGCTGCAGCAGGAGCGCGTCGAGGACGCCGACGTGGTCGTCGCCGTCACCGACGACGACGGCAGCAACCTGCTCGTCTCGCTGCTCGCCAAGCAGCTCGGCATCCCCAAGGTCGTCACGAGGGTGGGCCGGGCGCGGAACCGCCGCCTGTTCAGCCGCGTCGGCATCGACGCCCCGCTGACGCCGCGCACCGCGGCCGTGCAGGAGGTCCTCAACTGGCTGAGGGTCGACCGCGTCGACCACATCGCCAGCATCGAGGACCACGCCGAGGTGATGGAGGTGAGCTTCCCCGCCGACGCCGTGGGCGGCCCGCTGATGTCGCTCGGCGCCCCGGCCGACATGCTCATCGGCGCCATCGAGCGCGACACCAACGTGATAATCCCCCGCGGCAGCACCGAGGTGCGCCCCGGCGACCACCTGCTCGTCGTGACCGTGAGCGACAACGTCGAGGACGTGGAGGCCTGGCTCGACGAGCGCCGCCGGGCGGCCAAGGAGTGATGCGCGGACCGGGGCGGCGCGCCGCGTCCGCCGGGCGGCTCGACGCCGCGCCCGAGGGCGAGGCGCGGACGCACGGGCGCGGGCGCTTCGCGCCCTACGTGCTCGGGACCGTGATGATCGTCCTCGCCGGCGTCGCGGCGCTGTTCGCGCTCTACGCCGCCTTCGCGCGGGAGCCCGTGGGCGGGTTCCTGGCGTTCGTGGCCGTGGCGGCGCCGTTCGGGGTCCTGCTCCGCCGGCTCGGCAGGTCGGAGGCCGAGCCCGGCCGCCGCGAGGCCATCGCCACGGTCCTGCTCACCTGGCTGCTGGCGCCGCTCCTCGGCGCCGTGCCCTACCTCGTCGACCTGCGCCTGCCCCTCCACGCGGCGGTGTTCGAGTCGTTCAGCGGCTTCACCTCCACCGGCGCCACCGTGCTCACGGCCCTCGACACGCTGCCCCGCTCCCTGCTGCTGTGGCGGGCCGTGACGCAGTGGGTGGGCGGCATCGGCATCATCGTCCTGTTCGTCGCGGTGTTCCCCCAGCTCTCGATCGCCGGTCGCCAGATGTTCTTCACCGAGCTCCCCGGCGTCAAGGACGAGCGGATCACGCCTCGCCTGCGCACGACCGCGGCGGCGGTCCTGTCGGTCTACGCGGGGCTGACCGTGCTGTGCGCGGCCGCCTTCGCGCTGCGCGGCATGCCTCTCGTCGAGGCGTTGGGGCACTCGCTCGCCACCGTGTCGGCCGGCGGCTTCGCCATGCACGACGTCGGCCTGGCCCACTACCTCGACCCCGGCATCGAGTGGGTCGCCGTGGCCTTCATGCTCGTCGCCGGCCTGAGCATGCCGCTGCTGTGGCGCGCGCTGTTCGGTAGGCCGGGCCTGCTCCTGCGCGACGCCGAGGTCCGCGTCTACCTGGGCGTGGCCGCGGCGGCGTCGCTGGCGCTGGCGCTGCTGCTGCGCGAGGACGGCGGCCTGCCGCTCAGGCAGGGCGTGTTCCACGCGGTCAGCGTGATCACCACGACCGGCTACAGCACCAGCGACTTCGCAGCCTGGGCGGAGCCGGCCCAGGCCGTGCTGATCGTGCTGATGCTCGTCG
This region includes:
- a CDS encoding M20 family metallopeptidase codes for the protein MASTVTIADAMDARDAYLATLRDLVEHESPTGDKRAVDALGGRLERVLTERGWSVRRHERERVGDVLQATRRGAGGPSTLLLAHMDTVWPLGTLERMPVRDDGERFWGPGSLDMKAGIATAVHAVDLLTAKGAAPAGDVTLLVTTDEETGSHHSRDLIEELAREHDRVLVLEPGRDDGALKVGRKGVGGYTVTFQGRSAHAGNDPAGGASALRELAHFLLFVEDLADGVAGTTVNLTVARGGMASNVIAEEAVGTVDLRVLKASEAERVDAAVRGYRPRDERVAVSVAGGLNRPPLEQTPGNAALFASAVAAGRALGLEVTGAVVGGGSDGNFTSALGVPTLDGLGSVGGGPHARDEHVHVAKTLERVALLAGLLAGAGS
- a CDS encoding GGDEF domain-containing protein produces the protein MKRGTLILIGVLATVTAGTLATGTMTTVGLPLTAATAFVGIVASRPRGWAWRLAAAGSLAWLAEEAFWLLKRLGGEWDGTLSTDITYFAGSVLWGAALLTLHGRRVRTRLWLLMLPAVAIVGWMLVVRAADNVAIQFPYIDAVLLVLAVPALEPALRGRASEGRVLIVLAFLIRAVGSASFVWLFRGGALEEGAALVWLLSYGALALGARLEISGEPAELFVASTSVVLLETVAGTVVAAVLRMGKPLDSVSGGVLLLLAYCQLVVLMLIVYTQRLRYSSADRELSAWGELVADLGTGDGTGDDRAHAQARFLRALRERLPGLRGLVLHEEQDVLVGERGSYSYPLVAGGTEVARLQFAGQPRELDVLDAVAPFLAGRLRQSQLAAAWADQALSDPLTGILNRRGFAVRAGRLVGRSRADAVPMCVAMLDLDLFKRVNDFYGHAVGDEALRALSNVLRRNLRPDDLAVRWGGEEFVVVLFDADREVAVDVIRRVRSDLKERKLHPIEWSLTFSAGLAGGGVPASLAELELWIEEADAALRRAKAAGRDRYEVVA
- the lnt gene encoding apolipoprotein N-acyltransferase, which gives rise to MSRAGPGGAAPLFAVAACGALLTLALPPTGAWPAAAALAGAFAASANARRGARAFAIGFWFGLPFFAIYLAWLPASLGDLLGPAFWALFPLLVLALACVWGGTTWLSWRAAGGGGRRTLWFLPVAWVAVEWARTQGYLAFPWGALGYAWLDTPVAQLASVGGVYLLGLLVTVPAALLALPLVAPRSSLGPPSPRLLLAPAAALLVVAASWAAGSDVGASAEAGLRPATRLALLVQGNVDAFGRASGAAHDLRVHLELTRGAVADARAARTPPYDLVVWPEGAVIGYQMDGAAAAALHEEITGAAPGAAFVVGGRAYEDGLSFNSLYSLAGGRLLGRYDKHYLVPFGERWPLQGSLPWLYERVFGLFGLPPLAGTAPGEAPRPLDTPLGPVAAFVCYESVFPQVQRAQVAAGARLLVLGTNDAWFARGAGAEQHFDMGRLRAIETRRWLLRAGNDGVTASVDPLGRTVTRLERGVAGTLAAPFALEDGLTAWVRHGHLTPYLLGAYLVASLAALQAARPREGGRVADRLRRR
- the trkA gene encoding Trk system potassium transporter TrkA, which encodes MNVLIVGGGEIGALIAAELHEEHGVTVLDVDPEREAGFESLDVRFVRGSGTDPDDLKAAGVERTDAFIACTSNDDINVLSCLAAKGLGAKETLAFVTRQRYVDAFKAKGAFQSVGLLIDRVLWPQRTLAHQIADIVRVPRAVDSAKFWRGRVTMLEYLLEAGDPFLDRPLAQVRLPDGVLLAGRIRGDDFEIPSGGTVLAEGDRVVFLGGTQEMKEIRRRFAPRRRSLNVAIVGGGNVGFMVAEALAYDRANITIIESDEARCEKLAQWLPHALVLKGDGTDIELLQQERVEDADVVVAVTDDDGSNLLVSLLAKQLGIPKVVTRVGRARNRRLFSRVGIDAPLTPRTAAVQEVLNWLRVDRVDHIASIEDHAEVMEVSFPADAVGGPLMSLGAPADMLIGAIERDTNVIIPRGSTEVRPGDHLLVVTVSDNVEDVEAWLDERRRAAKE
- a CDS encoding TrkH family potassium uptake protein, which gives rise to MRGPGRRAASAGRLDAAPEGEARTHGRGRFAPYVLGTVMIVLAGVAALFALYAAFAREPVGGFLAFVAVAAPFGVLLRRLGRSEAEPGRREAIATVLLTWLLAPLLGAVPYLVDLRLPLHAAVFESFSGFTSTGATVLTALDTLPRSLLLWRAVTQWVGGIGIIVLFVAVFPQLSIAGRQMFFTELPGVKDERITPRLRTTAAAVLSVYAGLTVLCAAAFALRGMPLVEALGHSLATVSAGGFAMHDVGLAHYLDPGIEWVAVAFMLVAGLSMPLLWRALFGRPGLLLRDAEVRVYLGVAAAASLALALLLREDGGLPLRQGVFHAVSVITTTGYSTSDFAAWAEPAQAVLIVLMLVGGSTGSASGGVKVLRWLIIAKNTVREVRRVLYPRAVLPVRVGNAMVPEEVLRAVAAFITLYVTLVALTTVALVMLGTPFVEALTSSLACIGNVGPGLGAVGPYGSYAELHPAAHLVLAFGMYAGRLEVVTVFVVFAPGWWRLPRRSPLAWWRAERS